A genomic window from Phoenix dactylifera cultivar Barhee BC4 unplaced genomic scaffold, palm_55x_up_171113_PBpolish2nd_filt_p 000007F, whole genome shotgun sequence includes:
- the LOC120104546 gene encoding uncharacterized protein LOC120104546 — MVSVHTRWLIGDGRSIDVTRDSWVDGLPLCRWPTTVSVEAGEGLQVCDLMTPGEAGWDKTRLARFFGEHLAERIRSLPLPQSGGPDVRVWSSSTSPRVRMSVLSRILRREYVPGPDCAWIWRLGLLPRVALFLWKVVWDRLPTRAVLGGRGLRIPLECGVCGVAETVDHTLFRCSRARDTWRLAGVPQPVWFCRDQFLQAMRLASESPALRQEVTRVSCTAYQIWLARNARIFGERCMPPRFVAESARSQAAEMCHASSTGGTLTARDIWGPHLASAASHTVFFT; from the coding sequence ATGGTGTCGGTTCACACTCGATGGCTGATAGGCGATGGCCGCAGTATTGACGTGACCAGGGACTCATGGGTTGATGGCCTCCCCCTGTGCCGTTGGCCGACTACTGTTAGTGTTGAGGCTGGGGAGGGTTTACAGGTCTGTGATCTTATGACTCCCGGGGAGGCTGGATGGGACAAGACTCGGTTAGCCCGCTTCTTCGGGGAGCATCTGGCGGAGCGGATTCGCTCCCTCCCTCTGCCACAGAGTGGTGGACCAGATGTACGAGTGTGGAGCTCCTCGACCAGTCCCAGAGTCAGGATGAGCGTCCTTTCCCGCATTCTTAGGCGGGAGTATGTACCTGGTCCTGACTGTGCCTGGATCTGGCGATTGGGCCTTCTCCCGAGGGTTGCGCtgttcctctggaaggtggtcTGGGATCGTCTTCCAACGAGAGCAGTACTTGGTGGACGAGGATTGAGGATCCCCCTGGAGTGTGGGGTGTGCGGTGTGGCCGAGACGGTCGACCATACTTTGTTTCGGTGCTCTAGGGCGAGGGATACTTGGCGTTTGGCTGGGGTTCCGCAGCCGGTATGGTTCTGTAGGGACCAGTTCTTACAGGCCATGCGCCTGGCCTCGGAGTCTCCGGCGCTTCGTCAGGAGGTGACTCGAGTGAGCTGCACTGCCTACCAGATCTGGTTGGCTAGGAACGCTCGTATTTTTGGTGAACGATGTATGCCGCCGAGATTTGTGGCCGAGAGCGCCCGGAGTCAGGCGGCAGAGATGTGTCATGCCTCCTCCACTGGAGGGaccttgacagctcgggacatctggggcccccACCTTGCTTCGGCAGCATCtcacacggtgtttttcacctag
- the LOC120104547 gene encoding uncharacterized protein LOC120104547, translated as MRILAWNCRGAAKLAFMSSFRRLVQIHSPEICLLYETRLSGRGLSRVLRRLEVDWESYAVDSQGLSGGIVALWKRGVATIDVFHNCSQQVIMTISEPNAAPWVLCGVYASTNHRTRRVLWDELTHLLALGLPAVMVGDFNCILEESEKRGGRAFTDSVDRREFRDFLSRNGLVDLGFSGPRFTWCNNQSGRARVWERLDRVVASTDWLIKFPSYRVSHLTRIASDHCPLLFSTASGSSHRSPFRFEKVWLSFPQSWDIVRGAWGLPVHGDAMQRISRKLELTKRRLRRWNREVVGDIFRKLEDVEGAIAALQSREDQVGVLPEADMVSLRGLLATHHSILRQHEIFWRQKSRIQWVREGDRNTSFFHRSTVIRRQRNTIRSLRDERGLWVDDDSAISHILLEFFRSRWTEDSGSDVAGLLPRAESQIGVAANALLVRPVTEGEVREAVWALGEDRAPGPDGFPPFFFWRY; from the coding sequence ATGAGGATTCTTGCGTGGAATTGTAGAGGGGCGGCTAAGCTGGCCTTTATGTCATCCTTTAGGCGGCTGGTCCAGATCCATAGTCCGGAGATCTGCCTACTTTATGAAACACGACTTTCCGGTAGAGGACTCAGTCGTGTCTTACGACGGTTAGAGGTTGACTGGGAGTCGTATGCAGTAGACTCCCAGGGGTTGTCGGGGGGCATTGTGGCTCTGTGGAAGCGGGGTGTGGCTACGATTGACGTATTCCACAACTGCTCCCAACAGGTCATCATGACCATCTCGGAACCTAACGCTGCTCCGTGGGTCTTGTGCGGAGTGTATGCCAGCACTAACCATCGAACCAGGAGGGTTCTGTGGGATGAGCTCACCCACCTACTTGCTCTGGGCCTTCCGGCTGTGATGGTGGGTGACTTCAATTGTATCTTGGAGGAGAGTGAGAAACGAGGAGGCAGGGCCTTCACTGACTCAGTGGATAGGAGGGAGTTCCGCGATTTCCTCTCGCGGAACGGCCTAGTAGATCTGGGTTTCTCAGGTCCGCGCTTCACTTGGTGTAACAACCAATCCGGACGAGCTAGGGTGTGGGAGCGACTGGACAGGGTTGTTGCTTCTACTGACTGGCTCATCAAATTTCCGTCCTATAGGGTTAGCCATCTTACTCGGATTGCTTCGGATCATTGTCCTCTGCTGTTCTCGACGGCATCAGGCTCGAGTCATCGTAGCCCATTCCGTTTCGAGAAAGTTTGGCTATCCTTTCCTCAATCCTGGGACATCGTCCGGGGAGCTTGGGGTCTGCCGGTCCACGGCGACGCCATGCAGAGGATTTCACGAAAACTGGAATTGACCAAGCGACGGCTACGTCGCTGGAATCGGGAGGTCGTAGGTGATATTTTTAGGAAGCTGGAAGATGTGGAGGGTGCGATTGCTGCCCTCCAAAGCAGGGAGGATCAGGTGGGCGTGCTCCCAGAGGCTGATATGGTGAGCCTCCGGGGACTACTCGCCACCCACCACTCGATCCTACGGCAACATGAGATTTTCTGGAGACAGAAATCCAGAATTCAGTGGGTCAGAGAGGGTGACCGGAACACTAGTTTCTTTCACCGATCGACGGTTATTAGGAGGCAGAGGAACACTATTCGTTCCTTGCGGGATGAgcggggtctttgggtggacgaTGATTCGGCGATTAGCCACATCCTACTCGAGTTCTTTCGCTCCCGCTGGACGGAGGATAGTGGGTCGGACGTTGCTGGCTTGCTCCCGAGAGCTGAATCCCAAATCGGGGTGGCTGCGAATGCACTATTGGTTCGACCAGTGACGGAGGGGGAGGTGCGAGAGGCTGTCTGGGCATTGGGCGAGGACAGGGCTCCGGGCCCAGATGGcttccctcctttctttttctggAGATACTAG